The Glycine soja cultivar W05 chromosome 8, ASM419377v2, whole genome shotgun sequence genome has a window encoding:
- the LOC114423659 gene encoding kunitz-type trypsin inhibitor KTI1-like → MFRASLFALFLLSAFSSSLLPLTTAQDYVLDTDGHAVENHGTYYLLPAKSGSGGGGIEVAATGKESCALTVVQSLNEDSMGLPLKLSSPSITTSHFTEYTSLSIEFTSAPAPCSSASEWTVVKGLPEGRAVKLNDYGNTVEGDFAFVCAKREFYRCNKSYQLIFCPYGLMRCEDVGISIDDDGNRRLVISDGNPFLFKLQKVGSSSSA, encoded by the coding sequence ATGTTTCGTGCATCTTTGTTTGCTCTCTTTCTACTTTCTGCCTTCTCCTCCTCACTCTTACCTTTAACCACTGCTCAAGATTACGTTCTCGACACGGACGGTCACGCGGTTGAAAATCACGGTACATACTATTTGTTGCCAGCGAAATCAGGAAGCGGCGGCGGTGGAATAGAGGTAGCCGCAACTGGCAAAGAAAGTTGCGCTCTCACTGTAGTGCAATCTCTGAACGAGGACTCCATGGGGCTACCATTGAAGCTTTCAAGCCCATCCATCACTACGTCTCACTTCACCGAATACACTTCGTTGAGCATCGAGTTCACTTCGGCGCCGGCGCCTTGTTCGTCCGCTTCGGAGTGGACCGTTGTCAAGGGATTACCCGAAGGACGTGCCGTTAAACTTAACGATTACGGGAACACCGTAGAGGGTGACTTTGCTTTTGTATGTGCTAAGAGAGAATTTTACCGTTGCAATAAATCGTATCAGCTTATTTTCTGTCCATATGGTCTTATGAGGTGTGAAGATGTTGGGATCTCTATTGACGATGATGGAAACAGGCGTTTGGTGATCTCCGACGGGAATCCATTCCTGTTTAAGCTTCAGAAAGTTGGTTCATCTTCTTCTGCATGA
- the LOC114423660 gene encoding kunitz-type trypsin inhibitor KTI1-like: MKRTPILFPLFFLLCAFTSYLPSATADDDHVYDTDGDKLQYGVNYFVLPVIRGNGGGIQVAKAGNETCPLTVVQSGNELSEGLPIKIASRSAGVAFITQGQLFKSIQFGVFPSTLRPGCPPSPIPSKWDPPSKWTIVEGLPERGLAVKLVGYQNRVSGWFSIVKVADDASSSSVGYKLVFCLWPEEEVAIHLCKNVGIRTDGKGIRRLVLSENTPLVVQFQKFRSALALNNHVLSASE, from the coding sequence ATGAAGAGAACTCCTATCTTGTTccctctcttctttcttctttgtgccTTCACCTCATATCTACCTTCAGCCACCGCTGATGATGATCATGTGTACGACACTGACGGCGATAAGCTTCAATACGGTGTCAATTATTTCGTGTTGCCAGTGATAAGAGGAAATGGCGGTGGAATACAAGTAGCAAAAGCAGGAAACGAAACTTGCCCTCTGACTGTGGTGCAATCTGGCAACGAGCTCTCTGAGGGGTTACCGATAAAGATTGCATCTCGATCAGCAGGAGTCGCTTTCATCACCCAAGGCCAGCTTTTCAAGAGCATTCAGTTCGGTGTGTTTCCATCCACACTCAGACCAGGGTGTCCCCCAAGTCCAATTCCTTCTAAGTGGGACCCACCTTCCAAGTGGACTATCGTTGAGGGTCTACCAGAAAGAGGACTCGCTGTTAAGCTTGTTGGTTACCAAAATAGAGTGTCTGGTTGGTTCAGTATTGTGAAAGTTGCTGAtgatgcttcttcttcttctgtggGCTATAAGCTTGTGTTCTGTCTATGGCCAGAAGAAGAGGTGGCGATTCACTTATGTAAGAATGTAGGGATTCGTACCGATGGTAAGGGAATCAGGCGCTTGGTGCTGTCTGAGAACACTCCTTTAGTCGTTCAGTTTCAGAAATTTCGATCTGCACTGGCCCTGAATAATCATGTGCTTTCTGCCAGTGAGTGA